The segment CCAACGCTGATCTGCCATAGTCTGCATTTACAAAGGGAGATAACCTGGCGGTCATTGTCCACACCCCTAACACAGGCAGCAAAAACATGTTTCTGCTTGCAGCTTTTGCTGTGACTAGAGTGTGTACCCAAACTGCAGCATGCAGCGGCTATAGAATGGTCTTTAACCACCGCACATTTAATAGCAGCAATGTGTAAAAGGATGCCGTAAATTCCTATTATTTATTCATACTGGACATCTGAAATACCGCCACAATATCGCCCccttgtgaacgcagccttatggCGGGGGGTACCGCGAGGGTGGTCCATAGTCCTGCCTTGAAAGGTGAGCATTATGTGAGACACAATAGAGAAAACAATGGTGATGTGCACTTTCCCATTATTATTTATTGTGACTATATACagacagatgtagcagagggGAATTTGTTATGGGGCTGCATTGTTTGTGTATTGAGAATGGGGGGTGCATTGCAAAAAAAATCTCCACTTTTGcctctgtatttaaggggttaccACCATGAGCAGTGAGGATTTATCGATTCGTCCATGGATGATTGGTGGGAACGGTTGTTGGGGGGTCCATCCAGTCAATGGCTAGGCCAAAAAGGGATGCagtatcattgttttttttttttaatgtatttttatgaCACAGAGCCAATACTACCCCGTTTTTTCTATTTGGTCGAGGTCCCAGAGGCGAATACTTGGCCTTTGTAGCTTTAAGAGGGCTTTCAATGATGAGTATTATTTTAATCTGCACACATTGCCCTCTGCTACTTCTTTAGATTTAGGCTACATGGTGACGTTTGATCACAGCAAAATCGCAGAATTACCACTTGCGCTCATGTATTGGGGTTAGCTAACCCTAGCAGCCTGTTattgaactacaactcccatatgTTTCAGCAGTCTTGAGTCCGATGGGGCTTGTAGTTGTGCAACAGTAGGAGAAATGCAGATAGCGAAAACCATTCCTTTCCTGTTTGAAACATTGAGTTTCACTACTGTGGAGTTCAGTGTTATTGCCTAGAACATTGGTCTTCAGTCTGTGCCTCTCCGGCTGATctgacactacaactcccagcatgctgggagttgtattttAACAATAGTTTTGGAGCCACTGTTCTACAACCGCTCAAAATATAAATTTGCCTAAAACTGTTGATCAACTTTGCTTTCCTTATTTTGTACTGATGGAGTAACCTGAGGTTTTATTCTCTGTTTACATCCAAAGCTACATTCAGATTTCTGGTGGTTTCGTCTTATTGAATAGCCGTGCATTATGGAAACCTAGATGACTTGGCCCTAAGCTGTTAGGAAACATGTCTGACAGTGGGTGGAGCTAATTGCTGTCTGTTACCAAGGGCAACTAGATATTTTTCAATGGCgttttggatgtgaatggaggaAAAAGACTAtttaatgaaaaacaaaatgtgcTTTGCATAAAATATGGAGTAAatactttatataaaaaaaaaatgcagattgaAAGCGCAAAATTATATGAAAAGCGGAGATAAAACAGATTCATTTTACTTTTTCAAATCATAAATGTGTGTATGGAGATGAAGGGGGAGGGTCTGGTTTAAGGTCATCCTCCTTTACTATGGGTGGTGCAGGGGTCTCTCCTATCCAGAGGTATTGTATTGTTAtcaaagaagggaggggggggacTAGCCTGGAGTCAGAAGGCccaagaatggggggggggggggggagaatgaACCAGCAGGAAGGCAGGACTCCCCCTGAACATGTACAGTAAATAATGTATTTGATTGGCCGCTGTGTCTAGTAGGCGGAGCTCCTCATAGTTGGGGTTGGGATTATGAAGCAGGGATATATCCAATCCCACGCCTTCTAGAGTTCATAATAGAGATGTTGGGAGCCAATGAACTGCTTTGTAACACCATTTCCTGTTTGACAGGAAGTGATTGACTGGGCTGTGTATATTGTCTGTTTTTTTGGGATGGGGAGGGCGGATGGTTTTGCTTTTTCCCCTCAGTGCCGTGTTATTTTTCCAGAaatatttagattttgtttttttgtttcttatatatttttatttcaccCAAATGTCTCTTCTTGTTGTTTATCGTTAACTGTAAAACCTTTAAAAAGCCATGAACCTAGGGgaaattaatatataaatatatatatgtaaataaaacTATAGTCGATTTTGGAGGCGGGGCAGAGGGTGCCGCCATCACACGAAAAAAGGAGAACACTCACCCACTTGACATGTACTGtgccatctttttatttttttttatctaatctCTTTAACCCTTTTGCTGTTGGCAGACACTCCCCCACTCGTTCAGCAAAAGGGCTAATTGCTGATCAAATAACCGGCCTAAAAGCCATATACTTTTAACAGCACAATGTCCTGTTCCACAGAGCggccacagcagcacagagggaaAACCTTTCCTCCACCTCTGGCCCCTGTCACATAGTGCGGGCCATGTGGGCAGAATATCCAGAGAGGTCGATTtaatattattttctatttttgtttCCTAAACTGATGACCGTGTACAATCTCATTCATTCTCCGTGTAGACGGCCTCTCTGGTCCTAAGAGCTGCCTTGCCGTTTCGGAAATGTGGTCTCTGGTTTTGTCGTGGAGAGAGGCAGAGGGGGATGTTGTTCCTGCCCTGTTATGTGTCTGTGGGGGGGATGGTAAAGTTAAGCAGGGGAGGggctttgtgtattttttttttttttcttgtgttttcccCGTTCCCTCTCTCCACCACTCTTTGGTCCCCTCCATGATCCTGTCATCTCAGCCTGTCCGGAGCACCAGTTTTGTACACAATGtaccaaaaagaacaaaaaaaaataaaaatggataaaaacattaaaaaaaaaaaaaacagattaagAAGCGGACAGATTAAAAAAACtaataagaaaatttaaaaaaaataaataaagttcatGTTTAGTTATTTTGTTGTGTGACGTTATTTACCTGTTCTGTAGTATCGGTCTTAAAGGGAACATGCTTGGAATTCTATAACGGCCTTGTACTACGTTATCGCCGTATCTTTATTTCCTGAATACTGTGTGCACCGTAGGCTTTATTTAAAGTGTAgccaaatgtttgacaaacttctgacgtgtcatagagacatgtttgatgtttggattggtgggggtccgagcactgagacccccaccaatcgctagcacGAAGCCACTGAAGTcctcgtgtgatcgctcagcagcttcgtgtctgttcggctttttccggaaagccgacatatcggagtacaggctcatagactttgtattgagtccgtacactataCATTTATTCCCGGAAAAAGCCGAGCCCACACGAgctacttcagctgcttcgtgctagtgatcggtggggggggtctcagtgctcggacccccaccaatccaaacttctgacatgtttttATTTACATAGCCGTTAAGGGTAAAAAGCTGCTGGGAAGGAAGAGCAGATATAGTAACATTCTTTTATCTGGTTTGATAGTTCAGCACAATACGGTAAATATAATGTGGGAATTTACAAGACTTAAAACCAAAAATGTCCTAATtggttccttcttttttttttaaaggaacactgaTACATCGTGATATGTGTCGTGCAGGGTCAGAGGGGTAGAGCGTGACTTAAGGATTGTGTGATGATCTTTGAATTCCTGTCATGCTCCACCCACTTAGGCTCTGCAcaagacataatacagacatcaTTTTGCGTGGAGTgtgcctttaaaaaaataaataaaaaaaaaagagacttggaccctgtcgtgtgaatagagccttaggccaggacaggttttcaacctctggatgtaaacaaaaatgttgcCATTTGCTGAACGTAAGCACAGATCTTAAATGGTGAGAAACAGAAACACATATTATATTAGAAGATTGAAAAGTTCTGCAATATATGATGATTGAGGCTCCTACAAGCAAAAAAGAAAACACCTTTTCCAGATGTACAAGGTCTCATTTATTAAATCAACATTACACAAGGTAAGTAAAACAGCGTGTGCTGGGGGAGGGGGCCTGACtgctggacaaaaaaaaaaaaaaaaaaagtttgcttatttaaaggggttgtccagtccctaaaaattgatggcctatcctcagacccGAACCAATcggatactgatggcctatccggacacctgagacccccaccaaccagCTATTTTCCTTCTCCTTGTACTGTGAATCGCAGTaaagggaatgaaggggaagcggcaCTCATAcaaagcgctgcggccccttcaaaacaagcGGGGGACCCGGGAGTCGGGCCCCGAaagaatcagatattgatggtctatcctgaggataggtcatcaatttttagggactggacaacccctttaactaataaGAGACCACAACATAGTAAAGGATTAACAGCAGAGGAACGTCTCCAGATCAGTGCCACCTCCCTACAGAACGCTGCCCTTTAAGACTGTAATAGGGTAAGTGGCACAAATAGATTATTAAAGGAAAACTTCCTCCATGTGCCAAAAACCTGCGATCCATCATCTGGAATAGGCCAAGTTATTCTAAACATCCTTTTAGGCTGAGATATGAGGGGGACAAACGGCGACATTCCTTATGTCACAGACAGGAGTGTAAGATGCCAATTGAAGGGGTGGCATACGCTAAACTACTTCATAAACTACCAGCGCGGCATTAAGAACATAACGGCATTAAGAAAACAGTCTTAAATCTTTGGTAGCCATCACGCTGGCCTTTGGAGTAGATAATGCGGAAGAAGCCACGTTGTAATAATCACTAGTGCAATAAACAGACATTGATTAGCGGTAAATTACCGTGTGCTGCAttcaacgtttttgtttttttttaccctgaaTTTAGTCAAAATTTGAACGCAAAAAAAATTCCACTCCTTTATGTCCCTCGAAATTCCCTCCACCGGTTTTGTACAGGCACACAGAAAGCAGAGCGCTTTATCCGGACAGGAGAGAGGGGGGGGCGCTGTCCGGCGGAAGCGGAGAAGACGGAACGTCCTGGCTGGAAAGAGGAAGACAGGAGAATTAGTGATGTCATAGGCTCTGGCATTTAAAGGGGCACTCCAGCCTAACATAGATACAGTCTGGTGCTAAGTAACTATTTGGTACCTGGGCCCTGATCTTATGGATGGGCTGTTAGTACATAAATATTCTGGTAACCCCACCCCCTATGATCAATATTTGAGTTTATTGCCCTGTTCAGACTGGGCAGATACCAACCTGCTACGCCAATCACATGACCAATGGCTGTGTGTCAGAGGCGGTGCTGCACACAGACTGGAGGCTTCCTTTATATATGGGAGCCCTCTTCTCATCATCCACTCTGTAATAAAGAGAGACagttatatagtatatacattaaCATGACCTGATGAAGCGGATACTACAATGAATCTGACAGCGGGAATATCTAGCGTCTCCAGCTCCAAGTATTAGGGTAAAATCTGAGAATACATCTCCAATCACTTTTAAATCAGAAATCAGTGATCCCCATAACAGTAACTAAAAGCATCCACAAACACTGCTGGTTTTTATTGGAAACGGTCATCAAGCTTGTagtcagacacacccctaatagctcctataatgcagtgggACAGTTTGTTCTTCCTATATTAGATTAACGTACAGAGCCTGGTATAAATGATGACACTTCAAAATGCTGAATTGCATTTTGGGGTCTGAAAAATgtcagatttcagctctgaagcctgcagaattgtaacgAAAAAACCCTTGGAGTATTTGGGTGTCTTCACATGTGGTATTTTCACCTGGTTTTAGGTGgacatacacagtactttattattactTTAGCCCTAAATCTTGAGTTGGCACTGGCAATACCCTGCAGATCCTTTCAAAACGTAGCTTTCTTTTTgcttcaatttatgctgcatttttgttgattttctgttgcgggttttccccattgaattcaatggggatgcagaacccgcaacagaaaatcaacgaaaacgcagcataaattgacacactgcggaattaaattctgcaccgcaggtcaatttattaacgtttatcctgaggtttttttccgcagcgcgggccggagattttctaaatctcatccactttgctgctactgtaaacgctgcagaatttctgaacACATTTCCATTGCGGAAActccagtgtttacgctacgtgggaacccggcctgatcaatccttgtcaaaggggcgtgtccctacacagtcactgtcagctctgattgggcagtgtcagtCAGGGAcaacccccgccccccccccccccaactggtaacacccactgGTCAATGCACTCATACACTTctgagaggaataacagaggaacggcaaaactgcgagttctaagaaaagatgctgcagaattgttatttcacgtGGAATacaattttttactaaaacagacgtgtcggAAGGGACCGGTACTCTTTAACCCTATAATGACCACACACGGTCTTGACGGTGCAGGTCCCTCTTTTTGCTGTAGAAGAGGATGATGAGTGTTCTAGTCACCACTCTTCTAATTAGGAGCTGTTAACAGCGTCAGTTTTTGGTGAAGCCTCGTTAGCACAGTAGGAGCGGAGGAACCAccgatcccagccatttaaccctttgatcatGCAGTGGTCCGCGGCATGATAAAAGGGGACTGCTCTCTTTGTATGTATCACCAGGTTTCCCACTATTGTAATATGAGACTGtgggaaccctctgcagtcagccctggggaactagaaaggaccccaggactaTCTGTTCAGTAGGCCCGCTGTTATGGCACACTAATGCTGCCCTAATAGAAACCACATActgtatgctagtacattagtaTAAAAACTATAgaagtataaaaaaagttatcatTTTAtgtgataaaaaacaaaaaaaacacaaaatgcgaaaatataaaaaaagttattatttagtagaaaaaaaaacaaaaacattttaaatgcGAATTTCCTACATAATAACTAAGACCCCACACATATCCCCATGGCCGTAATAACCCGAGGAATTATTATTAGGTtatgtagtagaaaaaaaaaaaagcattttacttTGGGGTTCATATAAATTACCGCATCATTTAGATTAGATTTTTCAAACTGCCccgaaaaaaaatacaatttctcccccACAAAAAGCCTCATACAGTCAAGTCAAcgagaaaataaaaattatggcTGCTAAAAcgcggaggaaaaaatgaaaaaaaataaaaatttgctgGTAGGAGGAAGGTTATTCCTATATTTGAATTACTCTGCCTGTATACACCAGGTGAAAAACGGCCTTGACCCGATTACTCCTTCCTGGGCAGGGATCAGTTTCCGATCAATGTAAAGGCTCTTTAACAACCAGTGCCCGATAGTGAAAACTAGGGGAACGCTGGTCGGATTTGGGGGGGGCCTGATATAGGACCAGTGACTCACAGGCTGATTTGTGGTTTCCTCATCTGTTGTTTGCGGTAACGGATCAGGATACTGAAGAGAGTAAACACCAGGACGGTGAGCATGACCCCAGGGATGCCGATATAAAGGAGGATGTCTCCGAAACTCAGGCCGGACGCAAAAGCTGCAGAGAGAAGGACAGACACTAAGCAACGAACCATCATTAACCATTAACAGACTGGTCTTATATCCCTCAGGGCAGCCACCTCCCTTATCTATATATCAAGTAGCTCGGATAATCTTGTGCATACATGGGGCTGGGGATTATACAGAGGTGAATGGGTTAAATCTTAATTTTGGATCTGTCCTCTTTGCTTTCTGGAATTTCCCATAGTAATTATTCATTAGGGAGTGCCTTAGTTTTCTTTTAAAGGGACCATCCCAATTAACGAGCTCATGTGTAATCAATTGTATTGCCATCATCGTAACGTAGTGAAGTTCCAATAATCCGGCATACTTCAGACGCCCAATGTGCTGGATTATGGGAAGTTCTGAACCATTGGACATTCAGGTATATACAAAGACATAGCAATAGATATAGttagctgccccctagtgtttccactTCATCTCTTCGGTCCCTGGCAGCATTTCAATGGCTCCAAGGCTGATGTGGGTTCCCAGGCGTGGAAGGTGCTGACAGCGCTGGTCCACGAGCCTTCAGCCATGAAAGATCTACCTGGGACAGGCCTGAGACCCCGTGAGCTTGCAGTTCTTTACCTCGGACTTGTTCGGGACTCTTCTTCATCACCCGGAGCTGGAAGTAGCTAGTCTTGACCAGGCTGTACATATTGGGGTGGCGTGCCTGGCAGATGTACTTCCCTTCTGAACCTTCATTTACATTTTTAAGGACCAGGGTATCAGAGGGTAAAATCCAGTCACTGAACTATGGAGAGAAAAAGagtatataataatcacatggatATATGGCTTCCTGCGCTCCCCACTGTAAATTATAACATGATAGAAGTCAGCAAGCTTGTAGGTGACCCTTTGAGGCACAACGCCATTAGGATTAAGGGGGTTTTTCCATTAACAGACACCTCTGTAGCATTCAGGACTTTAGTGGGGTCCTTGTTGCTGAACCCCCATCAATGTGACcttgagtaagtcccacacaaacgttaccgaagcagCAGGAACACTCAGCTGAGGGCTGTGCTGCTTTTTTTCAGATCGGCTTTCCGATAGTTTAGATCTGGTAATACGGTCATCATTTTAGCTCCAATCAGGATTACCCAgccttcccagactcctgaatggagaTCCGCCTGTTGCACTGGTTACTGCATGACCTGCCAGGACTCTAGGAAAGTTTAAGAAGAACTTTGCCATCCAATATTGTCACACAGCCAGCTTTACTAGAAACAGATACCACATGACAGGAGGCGAATCCTTTCTTCGGGAGATTGTATAAAGATGGAGTTGACAAAAGCAACAAACCAACTGTGTGTTGTACCCGTGTGATTGTCCGCCATCATCCGTCCTATACAAGCAGCCGTCCACATTACATTGCCCGCTCACCTCTTGGCTCCACGAGTAATATGGTTCCTGTGAGGAGGAGGCCGCGCATTTAACCTCCACTGTAGAGCCTTCCTCTACCCACAAGATATCAGACACACTGGGGTACCATGAGTGAAGCTTCTGCAAGTAgatattctgcagatctgtagaaaaATAGACAGAGAAAGATATCAAGAGAGAGATATATATTTGACAGAGCCAGGGACGATACCATTGTTTTTCTTCTCTTCCCCAGtagcttaaaaaggctctgtcaccacattataagtgccctgtctcctatataaaggaggtcggcgctgtaatgtaggtgacagtaatgatttttatttttaaaaaaacgatctattttcaccactcggGTGGGCGGGATTCTGCAGCTCAGCTAAGCCCACGAAAACTCCTGTGAGGATCCGTCCCGGCGGCGTCATGGCGGCCACCTGAGGTGAAATTATGCCGCCGGTATGAGCCACGCAGCAGCGTCCtacaggatcctcccttttccaACCATCCCTCCATATTCACGgtgtaaacacttcagtattgttaatgtgttagtataagacagcacataaggatctaacaggatccctatgcgctgactaaatgaatggagaggagtgcatgatgctgattggtcaccgattggtcagcgtcatacactcctctgtacaacgcccacttggtctaaagtaaaaacacgcccacttgggcattaagcaactcatcagcataaatataaaatcgctaataaagtggtgaaaatagttcgtttttttaaaataaaaagcattactgtcacctacattacagcgccgacctccttatgtaggagacaggggacttataatgtggggacagagcctctttaaggcgtaaCTAACTTATCAGAATaggcttgtattctgcattttttagcagtttttccctcttCAGGCTCTATCTATAATTCAGCGTTTTCTTGGAGATAGTGGGTGAAGccgaactgctatcatgtcttctatacacagcacacatagaagaggggaatcctgctctcctatctctatttatcatatatagaagcagcagaaacatggagaagattatacagcagtaatgatcagtatagctgagaatccagcactggggtgacatctaACTCTTACCAACAGCATGTCGGTGTTCCCCTGCTCCCCCTCAACAGAGTTCTATGGTCAGCATctgtctctgctcctgctcccccctccatagaAATATAGGTAGCAAAGTCTGTGTCAACTTCCCTACTCCTGTTCCCCCTCCACTCTCCACAAACTTCTATTGGAAGCGTCCGTGTCTTCTCGCTCCCTGCTCCCTCCTAACCCCCATCCCAAAGAATTCTATGGGAAACAGGTCTGTCTccatctgctccctcctcctgattCCCCTTCCCTTTtcgatagacttctatgggcagcatctgtgtatctctgctccctcctaatacttcccctcccctctccatacacTTGTATGGACAGCGAGTGAGTGTCTCtctgctccccccccccacatccatggacttctatgggcaagttgCGTAGAGACCACtccacttcctgcagtccatctcgtctgctctgtaactagggacggattgtgcttgacaacaggggctggactgcagattacaggaagggagacacctagtggcagtaacttcacactgaATTTGCAAAGATAAAACAAGTAAATTTTAACAGTGCGTAaaatacaaagttgatctatatcaggtctaCTATTAGACTATTAGCATAAGTAGttagaaaagttagtgtccattgaaCCGTTTCGCTGCCTGGacaaattttcacacttttgacaaacacaaataaaacctgaattataaaacCATATATTATACCTCCATACCTGCATACATTTTCTGAAACTAGCACTCTGTAAAAAATGCCCCACAGCACTTAaaggcaaaattgcatgaaggtgctTATGATTGTAAAGCGTAACTTTTCTtaaaagtctgacccaagcaTAGCCTTAGGGTCCGGTCCAATGACACGGCCcggcgtgggccgtgtaaacgagcgcgaacaataatattttaggctgcagaactatatgatcagtcgatgaacgagcgtttgctcgttcaacggctgatcgttgccctgtttaccatGATCAGGATcgagcattctgtgaacactcgtttgcccgatcattggcccgtgtaatagggccttgagACGCATAATATCTGCTGAAAATAAACGTTCAGGACGTGCAGAGTTCATTCAGGTTACTGCTGCCAAGGTCTACATGAATATAAACTTCCCATAATCACCAgaactggataaaaaaaaaaaaaaaaaaagtctctccaATCTAGACGCCGGTAAACATCTGAGTCACGGAGTCAATAAATGTCCTGATTAGACGCGGGGTGATTGTGTCTGCAGCGTGCGCGCCGGTCCCTTCTGTATGTAAACTTCTTCACTCGTGAGTACTTGACTGGAAATGGATGTGTGCGGCTTTCATTATAACATGAAGGCCCCCAGCAATGCCACGCTCCCACTATTCGTAATGTGTCGTCATTGGAATCAGGCTACTGTCTGAAAATAGGAAAAGGGTCGGATAGAGTTGAGGCCGGTGATGTCTGCTGCATTCTCCTTCATCGGAGATCGAGAACCCAGCAGAACAGCAACGCTGTCATCCAATGGTCCTTGTGAAATCAGACCCGGGGTCGGCATCATTTTAGGAACAGGTATAAACTCTCCCAAAAAAGACAACAGTAGAAGCAGCacaatttttgttttataaagagGTTTCCAGACCACGTTTTGAATAAATCTGATTACTAAAGTAGGCCGAGAAGAAGGAGGACATGTGGCTGCTGCCTCTATACTTCCCTGCGGTCAGCATAGGGACAACGAAGTTTAGAGATGGAAAGATGAAACTCTTGAGACAGACTgattgctagggatacactgccTAGCAACCAGTCTCTCATACAGCGTTGTCACTAGTAACTAGGGTGTCTCAGATTACTAAGGTCTTAAGTTTAAGACAGAATTAAAAGTGCTTTGAGAAGAGAAAAGAACGGGGAAAGGAAGGCTTCTTGGCATTAAACCAGTCTTTTCTCTGTATCTAGCGgcctttttaattaattttaacaTAAATCTGATTTAAGAATTACATTTGAAGCCATATCTAGGAACAATAAAAACAAGCAGAAACGCCCCTTTAATGCAAATTAGCATAAACTCCACCCCTTTGTGGTTTGTTTTGCAGATAGTCATGAAGTAATCAGGAATATTCTCTAGCATTGAGTATTCCTCAAATATTTTATTCCGCTGTGCCTTATTTATACCCAACTCTGGAAACATTGGACAACCACCACCCGCCCGACTGCCCCACTCGATGGCAATACCCAGCTTTCCGAGACTCCTGCACGCCAGGTCTGCCTTGTGATGAATTGATACAATCACTGCTCTAACGTTAGCACGCAATTGTGCAGATGTGCCTTTCAGGAGCCCAGGAAAGCTGGGCGATGATACTATTGGCAACCATAATGGcctttacccagctttcccagaacagCGGAATGGATTTTTACAAAAGTCAGACTCCTCGAAGTCTGTTACATGGTAGTTTGCCGCTCCTATGCCTCTACTCTTAGGCTTTAAAAATAGATTTTGCAACCCGACATAACGCAGAATCCTGCCCAGCCCTGATCCAGTCTTTGTttcctccatgactaacctctcgtGCTGCTGACATTCGCTGGAGACAGGCGGTGGCGGAGGATATGTGATTGTGTCGATCTCGGTGTACACATCAGTCAGAAGCTCATTATACGGACGGCTCCATTTCAATATTTGATGTATTTCCTGTGGCTCTTTGTGGGGTTTAGTGACATTTTGTGATAACCCGGTGATATTTCTCTCTGCCTCCCGCGGCTTTCATTTGCTGTATTGTTGTGTGGATCACGTTATTGGGCTTCCCTGTGCCCTTTAGATGAAAGATGTTGTCTGTCCCGGGTATACACGTGCAGCGAGAAACCTGCGACGATACATACACTACAGGGATGCGGATGATGCCGCAGCCCGGGGACGACGAGCTTATCTGCGTTATCACTACTGATAACATTTAGCCTGTGGACACTTATTTTGATATTAAGCCAAGAAGCGCTAGTAAATTGCCTTTTTTTAATCCTAATGTTggccccttatgtgttgacttttCAGCCAATACGATTGTGAATTAGCAACATTAAAATAAGACCGCACGTATACAAGGTGTTCCAATCAGGAGCAGACTAGTCATTTGcagagtataggggatctgtcagttctcctgtgtggtgtagtatagaggatctgtcagttctcctgtgtggtgtagtatagaggatctgtcagctctcctgcgtggtgtagtatagaggagctgtcagctctcctgcgtggtgtagtatagaggagatgtcagctctcctgtgtggtgtagtataga is part of the Rhinoderma darwinii isolate aRhiDar2 chromosome 10, aRhiDar2.hap1, whole genome shotgun sequence genome and harbors:
- the LOC142662240 gene encoding basal cell adhesion molecule-like isoform X2, with the translated sequence MSVYKKDPTESRWEGKSERALDTTPAYARLTISGPQTPVLEGEDVTLECLSDGDSDMANYTFEKYSTWMRTWVRLDSSRYVRCWYFSVNISRNDERLLMHISDISEWQNGPYRCVKTDNQTGQDEASDALRIDVIYLQNIYLQKLHSWYPSVSDILWVEEGSTVEVKCAASSSQEPYYSWSQEFSDWILPSDTLVLKNVNEGSEGKYICQARHPNMYSLVKTSYFQLRVMKKSPEQVRAFASGLSFGDILLYIGIPGVMLTVLVFTLFSILIRYRKQQMRKPQISLVDDEKRAPIYKGSLQSVCSTASDTQPLVM